One Vicugna pacos chromosome 12, VicPac4, whole genome shotgun sequence genomic window carries:
- the AQP2 gene encoding aquaporin-2, protein MWELRSIAFSRAVLAEFLATLLFVFFGLGSALNWPQALPSVLQIAMAFGLAIGTLVQALGHVSGAHINPAVTVACLVGCHVSFLRAVFYVAAQLLGAVAGAALLHEITPPDIRGDLAINALSNNSTAGQAVTVELFLTLQLVLCIFASTDERRGDNLGTPALSIGFSVALGHLLGIHYTGCSMNPARSLAPAVVTGKFDDHWVFWIGPLVGGILASLLYNYILFPSSKSLSERMAVLKGLEPDADWEEREVRRRQSVELHSPQSAPRGSKA, encoded by the exons ATGTGGGAACTCCGGTCCATAGCCTTCTCCAGGGCAGTGTTAGCAGAGTTCCTGGCCACActcctctttgtcttctttggccTCGGCTCAGCCCTCAACTGGCCACAGGCCTTGCCCTCTGTGCTGCAGATTGCCATGGCCTTCGGCCTGGCTATTGGCACCCTGGTGCAGGCTCTGGGCCATGTCAGCGGGGCCCACATCAACCCCGCCGTGACTGTGGCCTGCCTGGTAGGCTGCCATGTCTCCTTTCTCCGAGCTGTCTTCTACGTGGCTGCCCAGCTGCTGGGGGCCGTGGCTGGGGCTGCTCTGCTCCATGAGATCACACCGCCAGACATCCGAGGGGACCTGGCTATCAATGCT CTTAGCAACAACTCAACTGCTGGCCAGGCCGTCACTGTGGAGCTTTTCCTGACACTGCAGCTGGTGCTCTGTATCTTCGCCTCCACCGATGAGCGCCGTGGAGACAACTTGGGTACCCCCGCCCTCTCCATCGGTTTCTCTGTGGCCCTGGGCCACCTCCTTGGG ATCCACTACACCGGCTGCTCCATGAACCCTGCCCGCTCCCTGGCTCCAGCTGTCGTCACCGGCAAATTCGATGATCACTGG GTCTTCTGGATCGGACCCCTGGTCGGCGGCATCCTGGCCTCCCTCCTGTACAACTACATCCTGTTCCCGTCCTCCAAGAGCCTGTCGGAGCGCATGGCCGTGCTGAAGGGGCTGGAGCCGGACGCCGACTGGGAGGAGCGCGAGGTGCGGCGGCGGCAGTCGGTGGAGCTGCACTCGCCGCAGAGCGCGCCGCGGGGTAGCAAGGCCTGA